A single genomic interval of Burkholderia cepacia ATCC 25416 harbors:
- the recN gene encoding DNA repair protein RecN, translating into MLRHLSIRDFVIVAALDLEFDSGFSVFSGETGAGKSILIDALALALGERADASVVRTGCGRADITAEFTPHDRVARWLDEHAFDTEDTVMLRRVIDANGRSRAFINGTSATLAQLRELGEMLVDIHGQHAHQLLMRPDAQRELFDTHAGLVADAANVARAWRVWRDAAQAIEAAKAHERELQLEREKLAWQLAELDKLAPQPGEWDEVSNEHKRLSHSANLIDGVRGALNALSEADDAMLAQLGAIVSKLRSLADYDTALGDALASLEPAEIQLQEAVYSLSHYAQRVDLDPERLAQVETRLDALHSTARKFRLPPDTLHEEHAARRAQLAALDAAADLGALEATQAKAREAYLADAGHLSKARAQAAKALGTAVTAGMQELSMAGGSFEVALVPLADGGPHGLEQVEFRVAGHPGVPLRPLAKVASGGELARISLALAVIASAASPTPTLIFDEVDTGIGGGVAEVVGRLLHQLGRDRQVLCVTHLPQVAARGDHHFQVAKGADERGGTVSTVVALDRANRIEEVARMLGGLEITATTRKHAKEMLAA; encoded by the coding sequence ATGCTCCGCCACCTCTCGATCCGCGACTTCGTCATCGTCGCCGCGCTCGATCTCGAATTCGACAGCGGCTTTTCCGTCTTTTCCGGTGAAACCGGCGCCGGGAAATCGATCCTGATCGACGCCCTCGCCCTCGCGCTCGGCGAACGTGCCGACGCGAGCGTCGTGCGCACCGGCTGCGGCCGCGCCGACATCACCGCCGAATTCACGCCGCACGACCGCGTCGCGCGCTGGCTCGACGAACACGCGTTCGACACCGAGGACACCGTGATGCTGCGCCGCGTGATCGACGCGAACGGCCGGTCGCGCGCGTTCATCAACGGCACCAGCGCGACGCTCGCGCAACTGCGCGAACTCGGCGAAATGCTCGTCGACATCCACGGCCAGCATGCGCACCAGCTGCTGATGCGGCCCGACGCGCAGCGCGAGCTGTTCGACACGCACGCGGGGCTCGTCGCCGATGCGGCGAACGTCGCGCGCGCGTGGCGCGTGTGGCGCGACGCGGCGCAGGCGATCGAGGCCGCGAAGGCGCACGAGCGGGAGCTGCAGCTCGAACGCGAAAAGCTCGCGTGGCAGCTCGCCGAGCTCGACAAGCTCGCGCCGCAGCCCGGCGAATGGGACGAAGTCAGCAACGAGCACAAGCGCCTGTCGCATTCGGCGAACCTGATCGACGGCGTGCGCGGCGCACTCAACGCGTTGTCCGAGGCCGACGACGCGATGCTCGCGCAGCTCGGTGCGATCGTGTCGAAGCTGCGCAGCCTGGCCGACTACGACACCGCGCTCGGCGACGCGCTCGCGTCGCTCGAACCGGCCGAGATCCAGCTGCAGGAAGCCGTCTACTCGCTGTCGCACTATGCGCAGCGCGTCGATCTCGATCCCGAGCGGCTCGCGCAGGTCGAAACGCGCCTCGATGCGCTGCACTCGACCGCCCGCAAGTTCCGGTTGCCGCCCGACACGCTGCACGAAGAACACGCGGCACGCCGCGCGCAGCTCGCCGCGCTCGACGCGGCCGCCGATCTCGGTGCGCTCGAGGCGACGCAGGCCAAGGCGCGAGAGGCCTACCTCGCCGATGCCGGGCATCTGTCGAAGGCGCGCGCGCAGGCCGCCAAGGCGCTCGGCACGGCCGTCACGGCCGGCATGCAGGAACTGTCGATGGCGGGCGGAAGCTTCGAAGTCGCGCTCGTCCCGCTCGCCGACGGCGGCCCGCACGGGCTCGAGCAGGTCGAATTCCGGGTCGCCGGCCACCCCGGCGTGCCGCTGCGGCCGCTCGCGAAGGTCGCGTCGGGCGGCGAACTCGCGCGGATCAGCCTTGCGCTCGCAGTGATCGCAAGCGCGGCGAGCCCGACGCCGACGCTGATCTTCGACGAAGTCGATACGGGGATCGGCGGCGGCGTCGCCGAAGTGGTCGGCCGCCTGCTGCACCAGCTCGGGCGCGATCGCCAGGTGCTGTGCGTGACGCACCTGCCGCAGGTCGCCGCGCGCGGCGACCACCACTTCCAGGTCGCGAAGGGCGCCGACGAGCGCGGCGGCACGGTGTCGACGGTCGTCGCGCTCGACCGCGCCAACCGGATCGAGGAAGTCGCGCGGATGCTCGGCGGGCTCGAGATCACGGCCACGACGCGCAAGCACGCGAAGGAAATGCTGGCGGCCTGA
- a CDS encoding NAD kinase has product MKTGNQFNTVALVGRSNTPNIAEPLATLAACIAKRGFEVVFEAETAREIGITGYPALTPAEIGARADVAVVLGGDGTMLGIGRQLAPYKTPLIGINHGRLGFITDIAAADMQALVPVILSGKFEREERSLLEARIMRDGEPIYHALAFNDVVVNRSGFSGMVELRASVDGRYMYNQRSDGLIVATPTGSTAYALSSAGPILHPQLQGIVLVPIAPHALSNRPIVLPDDSKIAIQIVGGRDVNVNFDMQSFTSLELNDTIEVRRSKHTVPFLHPIGYSYYATLRKKLHWNEHASNEDDKAS; this is encoded by the coding sequence ATGAAAACCGGTAATCAGTTCAACACTGTCGCGCTCGTCGGCCGGAGCAACACGCCGAACATCGCCGAGCCGCTCGCCACGCTGGCCGCCTGCATCGCCAAGCGGGGCTTCGAAGTCGTCTTCGAAGCCGAGACCGCGCGCGAGATCGGCATCACCGGCTACCCGGCGCTGACCCCGGCCGAAATCGGGGCGCGCGCCGACGTGGCGGTCGTACTGGGCGGCGACGGGACGATGCTCGGCATCGGCCGTCAGCTCGCGCCATACAAGACACCGCTGATCGGGATCAACCACGGGCGGCTCGGCTTCATCACCGATATCGCGGCGGCCGACATGCAGGCACTCGTCCCGGTGATCCTGTCGGGCAAGTTCGAGCGCGAGGAGCGCTCGCTGCTCGAGGCCCGGATCATGCGCGACGGCGAACCGATCTACCACGCGCTCGCATTCAACGACGTCGTCGTGAACCGCAGCGGCTTCTCCGGGATGGTCGAGCTGCGCGCGTCGGTCGACGGCCGGTACATGTACAACCAGCGTTCGGACGGCCTGATCGTCGCCACGCCGACCGGCTCGACTGCTTACGCGCTGTCGTCGGCCGGCCCGATCCTCCATCCGCAGCTGCAGGGCATCGTGCTCGTGCCGATCGCGCCACACGCGCTGTCGAACCGGCCGATCGTGCTGCCCGACGATTCGAAGATCGCGATCCAGATCGTCGGCGGGCGCGACGTCAACGTGAACTTCGACATGCAGTCGTTCACGTCGCTCGAGCTGAACGACACGATCGAGGTGCGCCGCTCGAAGCACACAGTGCCGTTCCTGCACCCGATCGGCTACAGCTACTACGCGACGCTGCGCAAGAAGCTGCACTGGAACGAACACGCCTCGAACGAAGACGACAAGGCGTCCTGA